The genomic window CTGGAAATAAGCATTTTGGGTTTATTGAATTTTATCAGGTAAAATTCTCCTCCGGATTTATAAAGTATAGAATTACCAACAGAGGAAATTATATTTTCATTTATAATAAAAATATTCGAATTTTTTTCTTTATATAAAAAATTTTCCTTATCTCTTTCTTTAATATTTTTCTTTAGAATATCCAGAATATATAGTGTATTTTCACTGTTAACCCTGACTTTATTTTTATAATTCTGGATAATAACAGCTCTTTTCATGAAAGTAAGCAGTAAAAGCATTATTACGGAAAAAATAAATATATTAAGAAGAAATTCCAGCAGCAGGCTTCCTTTATTTTTCATAATCCTCCAAATATGGTACATAATAAATTTCTTTGGTATCAGCGGTAATTTTAAAGATAAACAGTTTTTCAAAATTTCTGTTCAAATAATAATAATCTGTTTTTTGAATATCAATATTTATATGGAAATTTTTCTTTTCATCTGCCGTAGAGCAATTTAAGCGAAAGAAGGAACAAAAATCCTTAAAAGAACTGAAAGCTCTTTTTCCTGTTTTTGTTTCAATATTTTGATATTCTGTATTTTCCAGATACTCAGCCATGTTTTCTAAAAGTACGGATTCATATTCCTTTTTCTCTAAAAGCATATTGGTTTTAAAAATTTTTACATACAGATGTGAAAAAGGCAGAAGAACAACAGTGATGTATAATAGTGCCAGAAGATTTTCCAGTAAAAGGCTTCCTGTCTTGTTATTGTGTTTCATAAGAAAACTCCGCTTATAAATGCGGAAAGGCATATAAAAGGTGCAAAAGCCAGATAACATTTTAAGGTTCTTTTCCTGGAAAAAATAAGGAAAATCGAAAAAATTCCGGCACTTATATAAAGACTTTCATAAAACCAAAGCAGATTCTTTAGTCCTGAATATGAAATAAAACCGCCTACAGCACATATTAATTTTACATCCCCGAAGCCTATGATTTCTTTATGTATAAAATCAGATGCAGAATAAAGTAAAAGTACCGGCAGTCCGTAAGCAGCCATACCAAGAAACCAGCTTTCCGGAGTATCTCGCAGGACAGAGAAAATGAAACCGGAAATTATCAAAATAATATAGAATCTGTCAGGAATAATGTGTGTTTCAATATCAATAAGCGAAGCTGCGATTAATACAGAAAAAACAAATGCTTTATAAAAAAATTCAAGACTCAGTCCGTAGTAAAGATATAGAACCAAAAATAAAGAAGGCATCAGTATTTCCAATATAAAGTATATTTTTCTGATTTTTCCCCCGCAGTTATGACATTTTCCGTTTTGCAGCAAAAATGAAAGTATGGGAATATTACGATACAGGGCTATTTTAGCCATGCAGCTGTCACATCTGGAACCCGGGAAAAGAACACTTTTATTTCTGGGTATTCTGTAGCAGACAACACCTGTAAAGCTTCCGGTTATCACGCCCAAAATTAATGCCGTAATCATTTTGCCTCCAGAGTTTCACCCTTGAAAGACTTGCTGTCATTATCTATTTTGGCGTATATTTCCCCGTCATTCAGAAGAAGTATCCCCTTGATATTGCCAAGTTCAAAACTGGAATCGGTTTTTAGATTAATATTAAGTTTCTCAATGTTTCCATGTTCCTGAAAAATTTTCTGCATATCGTCAGGAATGCTCCCGTTATTTTCAATACTCCATGATAATGAAGAATTATTCAGATCGGATATGGCTCCTAAAACTTTACTTTTATTAGCTTTGTCAAGATATTTATTCACTTGTGGAATAGCAATAGTAGCAATGATTGCAATAATAGCAAGTACAAGGATAACTTCAACCAGTGTAAATCCTTTTTTCATAATAGTTTCCCCCTTTTTAAAATTTTATATGCTTAATGTACAATTTTTTTAATTTTAAGTCAATGTATATATTTTAAATAATTTAATCTTTTTGTGTAAAAAAGGTGATAAAGCCAGAGGCAGAAAGGAAAATTTTAAGTGTTAAAAAGTGTATACACAGCTAAACATGTAAGAAAAAGATGAGTTTTTTTAAAAAAATAAAATGTGAACACTCAGTCATTTTTTTAATTGAAATGTTCATTCTAATATGTTAAAATACCTAATAAACAATAATGTTACATTTATTTGGATAAAAATATCAATAATAAAGCTAAATCAGAATAAGGAATGTTTTCGTGATATGCTGATTTATCCATATTATCGATCATTTATTTTCAATTGCACTTCATGTAGATTTTCATTAAATAATCCTGCTTACAAAATATATATTTATAAATATTGGTAAGGATACTGCAAAACTATTGTGTTATTTTAGTTTTAGTAAAATACTGCCAGAGGTTTTGTATTATTATAAATTAAGATATAAAATTTGAGGAGGTTATCTATGGAAGAACTGATACAGGCGGGAGCTTTATTGGGTGCCGGGACGGCAATGATAGGAGGTATAGGATCAGGAATAGGTCAGGGGTTTGCAACAGGAAAGGCTGTGGAAGCAGTATCAAGACAGCCGGAAGCAAAACAGGACATATTACAGGTATTGTTTATAGGGTGTGCAATAGCAGAATCAACAGGGATATACTCGTTGGTTATAGCATTTCTGCTGATCTTTATGAAAAGTTAGACCAGCT from Sebaldella sp. S0638 includes these protein-coding regions:
- the atpE gene encoding ATP synthase F0 subunit C, which gives rise to MEELIQAGALLGAGTAMIGGIGSGIGQGFATGKAVEAVSRQPEAKQDILQVLFIGCAIAESTGIYSLVIAFLLIFMKS
- a CDS encoding A24 family peptidase, giving the protein MITALILGVITGSFTGVVCYRIPRNKSVLFPGSRCDSCMAKIALYRNIPILSFLLQNGKCHNCGGKIRKIYFILEILMPSLFLVLYLYYGLSLEFFYKAFVFSVLIAASLIDIETHIIPDRFYIILIISGFIFSVLRDTPESWFLGMAAYGLPVLLLYSASDFIHKEIIGFGDVKLICAVGGFISYSGLKNLLWFYESLYISAGIFSIFLIFSRKRTLKCYLAFAPFICLSAFISGVFL
- a CDS encoding prepilin-type N-terminal cleavage/methylation domain-containing protein, whose amino-acid sequence is MKKGFTLVEVILVLAIIAIIATIAIPQVNKYLDKANKSKVLGAISDLNNSSLSWSIENNGSIPDDMQKIFQEHGNIEKLNINLKTDSSFELGNIKGILLLNDGEIYAKIDNDSKSFKGETLEAK